In Oncorhynchus keta strain PuntledgeMale-10-30-2019 chromosome 19, Oket_V2, whole genome shotgun sequence, a single genomic region encodes these proteins:
- the LOC118397826 gene encoding homeobox protein Nkx-2.2a-like, whose protein sequence is MSFNNTKMGFSVKDLLDLPDTNGGSGTEETEDENDEETSEIMTQNPSLENAGNVPYKSLLCDGGGNSYSKWLASSNRIQYSRLSVDSRNEPKSPELSADESQDIDKDTAVDSSVSGKKRKRRVLFSKAQTYELERRFRQQRYLSAPEREHLANALRLTQTQVKIWFQNHRYKMKRARAEKGMEMVHLVSPRRVAIPVLIRDGKPCDTSKTQELEASFRAGIPLSAYSAYSLHHLHMRSHYSPDALSQLPSLHHLAQMYQWTW, encoded by the exons ATGTCGTTCAACAACACAAAGATGGGCTTCTCTGTAAAGGACCTTCTGGATCTTCCTGACACCAATGGAGGTTCTGGAACGGAGGAGACCGAGGATGAGAACGACGAGGAAACTAGTGAGATTATGACGCAAAATCCATCTTTAGAAAACGCTGGAAATGTGCCCTATAAAAGCCTTttgtgtgatggtggtggtaattcCTACTCAAAATGGCTTGCCTCCTCCAACCGCATCCAATATTCAC GTTTGTCAGTTGATTCTCGAAACGAACCAAAATCTCCAGAGCTCTCCGCTGACGAATCCCAAGATATCGACAAAGACACCGCAGTTGACAGCAGCGTCTCTGGAAAGAAGAGGAAAAGGAGGGTGCTGTTTTCCAAAGCGCAAACATATGAACTAGAGCGACGATTTCGACAACAGAGATATCTCTCTGCGCCTGAGAGGGAGCACCTTGCCAACGCACTACGACTGACACAGACCCAGGTGAAGATCTGGTTCCAGAATCACCGGTATAAAATGAAGAGAGCACGCGCTGAGAAGGGTATGGAAATGGTTCATCTCGTGTCCCCAAGACGGGTGGCAATTCCGGTTTTGATTCGGGATGGAAAACCGTGTGACACAAGCAAAACTCAGGAACTTGAGGCCTCGTTCAGGGCTGGAATACCTCTCTCGGCGTATAGCGCctattctctccatcacttgcaTATGCGCTCTCACTACAGCCCCGACGCATTGTCACAACTGCCCAGTCTGCATCACTTGGCGCAAATGTACCAATGGACTTGGTAG